CCGGGCGGCCCTCACGGCGTTGCCCCGTTCGGCGGCCTTGTCCGCCGCGCCGCGCACGTTGAAGAGATACCTGCCTCCCCAGACCGCACCGCCTGTCCCCAGCACGAACAAGCCGATCGCCGTACCCACGCGAACCTCCCTCGGAACGCCGCTCAGTGGCGGCCATCGGCCGGACTCTTCCGGCCGGATGTGAAGAGTAGGTGAACGTGATCAAGAGCGCGCACCCGCGCCCCAACGGCGACGAGGGAGGCGGATCCGGGGGCGCCGCCCCCTCCCCGGGTGTGCGTGTTCCGCCGGTGGGTCGGCTCAACTGGTCAGAAGTCCGGCGGCGATCGCGCCGAGGACGAGAGCGACGAGTATGAAGTCGCGCTCCGGGCCGGTGAGTTGGGCGGCTGCGGCAATGGCTGTGGTCGTCACGAGGGCATCTCCGGCCGTGCCAGGGTGAACCAGACGGCCTTGTAGCTGGGGCTCGGTCCCCCGTAGATGGTCGAACCCCACGTCTCGGCGAGCCGGTCCAGCAGGAACACGCCCTGTCCGCAGCCGAGTTCCTGCTCGGTGGGGGTGAGGTTCGGTACCGGCAGGGACCAGGGCATGTCGTCCGTCACGTAGACCGCGACCTGCTTCCGGTTGACCGCGACGGTTACTCCGATCAGGTGAGTTCGCGTGTGCCGGTGCGCGTTGGTGACCAACTCGGTGACGCAGAGCCGCGCGTCGTCGGCGAGAGCGTCGTGCCTGCTGACGTGGAGCAGGGTGGCCAGGAACTCCCGCGCGATCTTGGGCGCGTTGGCCGTGTTCGGCACGGTGAGGCGGTACGTCTCGCCGCCCTGCGGGGGCGAAGGTGGAGGTGGTACGGGGGTGAGGGTGGGGGTGGGCATGTCGTCTCCCAACATGGGGTCCGGACTTGGGCGCACACGTGCGGCGGCGCTTCGGGCCGCTGGTGCGGAGCGCGGTGCTGAGAGGGACAGTACCCCCCTGTCCATCACTTGTGGTACCAGGTCAACTATTATGTGTAGCGAGTGGATTGTGATGGGGCCGCAGGTCAGACTGTGGCGCGACTGTGAGGAGAGGCCGATGGCACCAAGGAAGGCACTTACGGCGAGGCAGCGCCGACTGGGTGCCGAGCTTCGCAAGATCCGGGAGCACACGGGCCTTTCCATCACCCAGGCGGCTGAAGTTCTGGGCACGGACCGCACCACCATCAGCAACACCGAATCCGGCCGGTTCGGTGTGAGTCCGGAGCGCGTACGTGCCTGGGCCGGCCACTACGCGTGCCCCGACGCCGCCTATGTGGACGCGCTCGCCACGATGGCGGCGGAGCGCATAAACGGCTGGTGGGAGGACTATCGGGAGGACCTTGCCAGCGGTGCGCTCGACCTTGCCGAGTTGGAGCACCACGCCGTCGCCATCCGGTGCGTGCAGATCGTCTACATGCCGGGGCTGTTGCAGAACGAGGACTACGCACGTGCTGTATTTGCGGAAGTCGTACCGCCGTTCAGTTCGTCGAGCCAGCGTCGCCGCCTTTCGCATCGGCTGAAGCGACGGGATGTGCTCGACCGGGAGGACTCGCCTAACTGCACTTTCCTGATCCACGAGGCGGCGTTGCGGATGACCTTCGGTGGTTCCGACGTCTCGCGGGGCCAACTCGAATATCTGCTCAATCAGTCCGAGCGTGACAACGTCATTGTCCGCGTCATCCCGTTCGCGGCCGGCGGTTTCCCCGAGAGCGGCAGTTCGACACAATACGTCTACGGTCCTGTTCCGCAGCTCGACACGGTCCAGACGGACACCCCGACCGGCCCCGCGTTCCTGGATGCTGAGACGCGTCTTGCGAACTATCGGGCTGTGTTGGACCGGATCGAGGAGCGTTCGCTCGATCCCGAGCGTTCACGAGACTTCATTCGCGGAATCGCACAACAAGTATGAAGGCGTGAGAACCATGGACATTCAGTGGCGAAAGTCGACCAAATCGTCTGGCCCCGACGGTAACAACTGTCTCGAACTGGCCGAGCACGGCGGCGAGATCCTGATGCGGGAGAGCGACAACCCTGGCGTGGTCATCCACACCACCCGAGCCAAGCTGCGTGCGTTCCTCGATGGTGCGAAGGAGG
Above is a window of Streptomyces sp. NBC_01498 DNA encoding:
- a CDS encoding ATP-binding protein, with product MPTPTLTPVPPPPSPPQGGETYRLTVPNTANAPKIAREFLATLLHVSRHDALADDARLCVTELVTNAHRHTRTHLIGVTVAVNRKQVAVYVTDDMPWSLPVPNLTPTEQELGCGQGVFLLDRLAETWGSTIYGGPSPSYKAVWFTLARPEMPS
- a CDS encoding Scr1 family TA system antitoxin-like transcriptional regulator; the protein is MAPRKALTARQRRLGAELRKIREHTGLSITQAAEVLGTDRTTISNTESGRFGVSPERVRAWAGHYACPDAAYVDALATMAAERINGWWEDYREDLASGALDLAELEHHAVAIRCVQIVYMPGLLQNEDYARAVFAEVVPPFSSSSQRRRLSHRLKRRDVLDREDSPNCTFLIHEAALRMTFGGSDVSRGQLEYLLNQSERDNVIVRVIPFAAGGFPESGSSTQYVYGPVPQLDTVQTDTPTGPAFLDAETRLANYRAVLDRIEERSLDPERSRDFIRGIAQQV
- a CDS encoding DUF397 domain-containing protein, with translation MDIQWRKSTKSSGPDGNNCLELAEHGGEILMRESDNPGVVIHTTRAKLRAFLDGAKEGEFDNFA